The sequence below is a genomic window from Setaria italica strain Yugu1 chromosome IV, Setaria_italica_v2.0, whole genome shotgun sequence.
atctatatgattgggagtgacatgacaccttatCCACAGTCATTGGGATCCTCCTTGGTGTAATCGGGGTCTGGAGAGTCTTCCAGGTCGTAGCTCGGGTCAGAGCAGAACAAAATACGACGCAATATAAATTAACCAGCattacatctaggcaaaaacttcaagaaagccaaatttagaagatccaaataacatcaaACTAGTTACAAATAGAACGGGCTCGATTtacaaatttaatgcaactagttttatatttttctgatttcaaatgaattagttatgaatttttaaatattaaatgatttatttagttatttaattaattttgggAATTCATTAATTAGGGTGACACGGGTCAGCTTCTGGTTGCGCCATGTGGCATCATAGGAGGGTGCCACGTGTTGGTTGACGTCAGCGTGACGTCACTGTTAGCAGTCAACGAGCAACGTTGAATTGGTCAACATTGACCGATCAGCGGTCAACTGGCCCCACCGGTCAGCCGGTGGGCACACTGGTCAGTGGGCCCCATTGTTTGTTAGTGGGCCCCATGATTGGGCCTAGCCCTtttattaggaagtatatgtgtattttaggatgtatttatccttttcttgtacacttgatgtattccttatACTCCAAGTcatattggctatatatatagaggtcacccccccattagggtgtgtggtgttttttcATCTACTTCTATACATGGTATCACAAGATTAAGATTGTAGGCCACCTTTCCGCGCAACCCTAGGTGGCGCCCCCCTCGCCGTCGCTACCCACCCTCCACTGCACCTCcccgaccaccaccacccctcccCGACCGGTTCCCTGACCGGCTCTCCACCCGGTTGTGCGCCAGGTCCTCCGCCGACTCCTCTGAGTCCGGAGACACCACCGCTCTGGTTGCTAATCCTGTGCTGCCTCCCATCCCGACCCCTGTGCCGCCACCTGTCACTGGCGGCTCCTCTGGCGGTGCACCCCAAGCTCCTGTTGCCGGCGACGCGCCCGGCAACGGCAGCGGTGGCTTCATCGTGTACCCAACGCTGCCGCCCGCTGTCCACCCCTACGTCACCGTCTCCGTCAAGTCTCACGTCCCCGTGACACTGACGATGAAGTCCAACGCCTACTCCCGATGGAcgtccttcttcaagtccatgtgtgtcaagttcggcctcaagtcgcacatcgaTAGCACGGTGGCGCCCTAACCCCAGGATCCCGACTGGGATCAAGTGGATTGTTGCATCCGCTCCTGGTTCTTTGGCTCCGTCGATGACTCCATTCTCGACCTCACCATGACCGACGACGATCGGACCGCCCGGGATCTTTGGCTCGCCATCGAGGGCCTCTTTCGTGCCAACAAGCAATCACGGGtgatcttcctcagccacgacttccactccatgacgtAGGATGCCTCCTCCATCGTCGAGTACTGCAGCCGCATAAAGaccctcgccgacgccctccGCGACGTCGACCATCCCGTTCAGGACTCCCAGCTTATCCTAAACCTCCTCCGTGGCCTCAATCCGCGCTTCTCCAACACCGGCGACGACATCACCAACTCCTCCGCCGGCTTCCCGTCCTTCGCCCAAGTGCGGGACATGCTCGCCCTGAAAGAACTTCGCCTCGCCAATGAGGAGAATATCTCTAATTCCACCACCCTCCTCGTCGGGACCTCCTCATCTTCTGGCTGTACGGGTGAGTGTCGCTTGGCGTCTAGTTCTGTCTAgactggcggtggcggcaacaACAATAGTGGTGGTCGCAGTGACAGCGGCGacggcaagaagaagtggcGGAAGAAGGGCGACGGCGGTTTCCAGGCGCCCCCTGGCGATAGCAGCTCTCATGGCGGCAAGTCCCCATAGCCCACTGGCCCATGGTTCTATTTCAGTCCTGGGGCCAACCCCTACGGTGCCACGGGTTTCCAGCAGGCTAGCGGTGGTGGGGGCTAGCGCGTCGGCGCCCCTGGTCTCCTCGGCCCCCCTCTGCAGGCTCACGCCGCCTACGCCCCTGTTCCAGCACCCACTCAGGCGTCAACCTAGGACCAGGCGGGTCTGGTTGCTGCTCTGAACCAGATGGCGCCGCAGAATAGCGGTTGGGTGGTTGACTTAGGTGCCTTcggccacatgtcatcctcagatggtattcttctttcccgactccctccctctcactcctccattacTGTTGGTAACGGTCACACTCTTGCCGTCACGTGCTGTAGAAACTCCACCCTTACCAACCCCAACTCTTACTTTCATCTTAATAATGTCCTTGTTGTTCCTTCTCTGATTCATAATCTGCTTTCTATTCGTCAGTTTACAAAggacaataactgcaccatagagtttgacgCCTTTGGTTTTTCTGTCAAGGATCTTCTGACCAGATGCGTGATTCTTCACTGCAATAGCGATGgcgatctttacaccatgcctctAGCAGCCAGCTTTGCAGCACCCTacgtcggcctcgccatcttctccagtttgtggcatctccgTCTTGGTCATCCAATGCTTGTAATAAAGATAGTCATACTCTATGCCATTCATGTCAGTTAGGGAAACATGTGCAGTTACCTTTCTTCCATTCTAGCTCTCGCAgttctgctccttttgagttagttcactgtgatgtttggacttctcccgTAGCTAGCATCTCTGGTTATcgctactacctagtcattttggacGATTTCTTGCTTTTTTGTTGgacgtttcctctagttcacaagtctgaagtcACATCACATATCTTTGATTTCTGCACCTATGCTCACACGCAGTTTAGTCTTCCTGTTCGAAGCATCCAAGCTGACAATGGGACCGAGTTTGTCAATAAACCTCTTACTTCTTTTTTGACTTCTCGGGGTATCCACTTACGCCTCTCGTGTCCCTACACTTCTCCCCAAAATGGGAAAGCCGAGCGTGTCCTCCGCACCCTTAATAACATGACTCGCACATTGCTCATtcacgcctccatggccgccccGTACTGGGCCGaggcgctcgccaccgccacctatcttctgaaccgGCGCCCATGTTCTGCCATTCAGAATGACATTCCCTACCGCTTCTTCACTCCCAGACCCCCGAGTACTCTCACTTGCATGTCTTCGGTTGTCTTCGCTACCCCAACCTTTCAGCCACAACACgccacaagcttgctcctcgCTCAGCCGCAtgtgtcttcctcggttatccctccgctcacaaggggtaccgctgTCTTGACTTATCCACCAATCGGGTCATCATCTCTCGCCATGTTGTCTTTGATGAGTttgtctttcccttctcctcccatcCTACTTTTCCATCGCAGCTCGACTTCCTTTTGTCGAGCCCCTCGTCTGTTCCTGCCTCTACCTCGGTCGCCCCATCGTCAGACGTTGAGCAGCCGCGGCCCTCACCAGCTGTTTTGTAGGAACTCACCAACGACGACCTCGCCATCCTATTCCATGGGCCGACCGTGTCCCCTGCTCCATTTGCGGGCGTGTCGCCACTCTCCACCATGCTCCGACCTGCTCCGATTGCGCCCCTGCCTGCCCCGATCGCACCGGCACATGCTCCGATCGGTCGGCCGGACGCACCGACGAGCACCCCGCTCGGTCGAGCGTATGCCTCGACCGCACCAGTGCTCGCCCCACTCGGTCAGAcgagcgccccgaccgcaccggtgAGCATCTCGCTCGGTCGGGTGAGCACTCCGACTGCACCAGTGAGCGTCCCGCTAACTGGCGTGCCGCCATGGTTGATGAGTTCCAAGCCCTCATCGACAACGACACCTGGCGACCAGTCCCACGGCCGCCCGGTGCCAATGTTGTGTCGGGCAAATGGGTCTTCCGGCATAAGTTCCATGCTAATGGGTCCCTTGCCCGATACAAGGCGTGCTGGGTGGTTTGTGGCTTCTCCCAGCATCACGGcatcgactacgacgagaccttcagtCCGGTCGTCAAACCGACGATGATACAGTCCGTTCTCAGCATCGCCACCTCTCGCGCTTTGCCGATCCACTAGCTGGATGTGAAGAATGCCTTTCTTCATGGACACCTCACGGAGACCATCTACTGCCAGTAGCCTCCTGGCTTCGTCGACCTTGCTGCCCCCGATTACGTCTGTCTCCTGCAGAAGTCTTTGTATGGAATGAAGCAGGCCCCGAGGGCATGGTACCAGCGGTTCGCCTATTTCCTTCGATAGCTCAGCTTCATCGCCTCCACCTGCAACACCTCCCTCTTTGTATATAAAGAGGGGCCGAATATCGCCTACCTGCTGCTCTACGtcgatgacattgtcctcaccGCCTCGTCCTCGACTCTTCTTCAGCACATCATGGGGCGTCTTCACTTCGAGTTCGCcatgatgtattccttgtacacttgatgtattccttgtactccaagtcaTATtgaccatatatatagaggtcaccccccttactagggtgtgtggtgtttttccatctacttctctacaccTTTGACACGTTAGTGACATGTGGCTCCACATGGTCATCGTAGTCTACATGGCACTGCCACGTGGTGCGCATGTGGCCGCACAGGGTTAGCTCGGGATCCGGTGTGCCGAGCGGATCCTGTGCACCACGCTCGTGTAGCTGAGCATGTGGCCTGCGCGCGATTGGCTAGGGCGCGGAGTGGGCGGCGGTGACCGCGCCATGTCATGGTGCGGCGCGGCGGTGAAGTGTAATGCCCGTAAAATTTACCAACCAAAATCATTCGCTAAAAATTGTTTTTCAAAACCTTTCACCATTTGAGCTCCCAAATCTCACTTCCCGGCAAATTCGTCGTCCCGGCACCAAAGCCGACCGCTGTCcattcccttttcctttttcctctccaCGTGTCATGCCGCGTGCCGGACAGAAGACCGCCGTGCGTGCCCGCGACCATTTCCCGCAATCGTTGCTGTctccctcttttcttcttctcgtttttcctttcctttttgcctttcctatttcttccttttttccttcccttctttttttccccttcaatTTTTCTCCCTTCCTCTTTCTTGCCCATGCTCCCTGGCTCCCTGGCTCACACTTGGGCCCGCGCTCCCCAGCACCGCACCGCTGCCGCACGCTCCTGTGCCCGGCCCAACCTGTTCCCTAGCGCCGCACGCCCCTGGGCCGCACACGCGCCGTGCCAGCCTCGTGTGCGCACTATACCCAGCGCCACGCGCCACTACCTCGCCATGCTTGCTACCTGGCCCTGCGCCTGCTCGCCTCGCTACCGCGCTCCTGGCCCTCGCACGCCGCGCACACGCCGTCGCCAGCCCCACATACCACCACCTTCTCACCTCGCCGCGCGCACCCAGCTCTACCACTACCCTTCCGTCGGCGCACGCTCGCTCGCTACAGCGCTGCCCCGAGCACGCCTAGCCCCCCTCCTCTCTGGCGCATGCCACCTCCCATGCCTGCGCTCGCTCCACGCCACCACACCAAGCCCTGCCACACGCCGTCGCCCTGCCACACGCCGTCTCTCACCGCGCTCACCCTGCCTGCTCCCAGCGCCACGCGCCGCGTGTTCGTGCCCTCGCCACCCGGTCGCACCCGGCGTCGTGCGAGTGCCACATGCACTACAGCGCCTGGCCTAATGCTCACTGCTCCGCCCTGCTCCGCGAGGTGACCTCGCACTGCCGCCCGGCACAACACCGTGCCACCCCTTGCTACGCCCCACCTCAACCACGCCGCTGCTACCTCGTTGCGCGCGCCGTCAATGCCGTATCGCCTCAGCGTCCCCCACCAGGCGCCTTTACTGCTGCCTCCCGGTGTGCCTCCCTGTGCGCCACCCGTGGTCGTCCCTCCCCTCGCCTCCAGCCTATAAAAGGCTCCCCACTCCAGCCCTCAACTCCACCACGAACACCCCCGGCCATCTCCTTCTTCTCCCGAGCTCCCCAGCGCTGGCGCCCCTACCCACCACTGCCGCTTGCCACCGCCGCTGTAGAGCCGCCGCCACAAGCTGTTCCAGCCCAAGGTGAGAAGGGGAATGGAACCCCCTCACTcccctcttccttctccccttcttcccGACCACCGCCGCACCCCGGCGTgctgccggcgctgccgccaccgcccgcccccCCCCTTTCCTACCCTTCCTCTGTTCTGTTCGAGGGGAAGAAAGGTGTCTCACCTTTAGACCCctccccttttccctttttacATGGAGacaccccttctcctattccttTTCCACCAAATCCCCTCCCTCTCAAGAATCTCTACGAAAAGGTCCCTGAATCATTTTGAAACAGCCCTTAAACACCTTCGCGCTAACATTTTATGCGGCAAACTTCCTCCATTGAACCCCAAATTCAACCACGTCATTCTCAAATATATTCGCGCTGAGTCATCTACAAATTCCCTAAAAATactcctttttatttttagttcacttcctctctctccgagctcaacgggtaaatcTTTAATTCTTTTAGTTTGTTGTGTGTTCACTTGTGTGTGTCATAGATCACGGATTAGCCGAGGAGCTTGAAGGACAGTATCGCGAGCTTGAGCCTGAGGACctgtaccgcgagcaggagctcccggaaggattcgaagatggcaagtccaatttcaccctttgatgcatatttatcctagtttttcaaacacaacctattggcctgttttataaaattgcatattgttttactgctgaaacacggttggatagctaccccttgattgttgtgattattccttgatgtcCTATAATTATGTCTAagtatgacttgctctgtttggatgataattactgctagaatgcttaagACCTTGTTACTCATTTTATTACAATTCAAatatgactacaatgtgttttatcaaagaataaaggTGTGAATGTTTttaaatgagaaaaatgggttttcaggaaataaaggaaagaaaatgcttagatgagatggatgagtgtttcttgtgtgaaatgtcAAATTGGGCTTGTATCTCTGTGGTTGagaaggttgggagatatccatcttatcACGGTTGAtgaccgagttgatgtgccatcttgcctaacccaatttaTCTTGCAACGCCTCGACTGTTGTATGCGGCAAcgacttagcataaatcccactagctggtctattagccatcaggagagctggtgagcaacgggagatcatggagaaggagtaagaacTGTGTGACTTAGATCCCGATTGAGACCTCGTTGgcaggtcattaaccccttggttgcttccgtgttggctagtcaggtttagctaaggtgggtaacagctttgataggatccgcactaacactaaggtgatcgtgttgcggtaccctacttgtgggtaaagtgtacacctctgcagagttaaaatctattcgaatagccgtgtccacggcattggacaaGTTACGACTTGCCACATAACTAGTTTTTGGGAGATGATGGTTTTCATGGTgtgggattttggaagtgtccggcaatTGTGCCGTGAATTACCGCGGACAGGGACTCCGGTAAcactaaaacttggatccttcatgtgggatcaaccccacttattgattcggttactaaagaaatgtTTTGCGAAAAccccttttgaaaatgaacccttacATGTGTTAatatctagctttattgcaaataaaccttagccttatccttgatatatcctgtgtatattcttgattgtattcccctccgtggatggggttggacttgttgagtacttttgtactcacccttattttgttgcttcagaagAAGACTcggacgtcgccgtcgaggatTTTGAATAGGAGGTCACTTCCGCACCCAacactgcctgtggtgttggcctttgcagaatgcttccgctgcctCGAGTGTTGTCTCTTGATAGTAGCTTGGCTCcctgctgttgtttatttacttatcatttcaGCGTGGCTGTCGCGCCCACTCCCTCGagagttgtacggtttatgaaccatctgttgaataaatgtgttattagactcctaggactgatatttgtatcacatttaatctctgcttatgtggggacgcttcacgaAGGCAGGCGTGGTGTGGGTTAGCGACGCGCGGGGTGGTGCGGCGGGGTGAGCGCGGCATAAGTTGCGGCACGGGGTTGCAGGCGCAGAcgaggctgcggctgcggccaAAGGCGAGCGGCGAGGCTTGGTAGGACGCGACGCGGGCTGCGCGTGCGCGGTCATGGGGTAACCTCCCCGGCCGCGGCACGATCGTGGTGGCGCGCGGAGCACCGATAGCCTGGGTCTGCGGCGGCCACGGCATGGACAAGCGGTAGCAGCGGCGATCCCTGCAAAGCGGCTCAACGGCCGGGCAGGCAAAGCAAGGtggcggcgcgaaggccggatAGAGGCGCCAAGGGAAGGATGAGGGAGAGAGGGTAGCGTCACTCACGACGGGACGGCAAAGTAGAACATGGTCGGCTTGATGATGACGGCGGCGTGCTCGCAGTCCTTCTCAGCTTCAGCTCCCTCCCTTCGGTGGGGTACGGTGACATGTGGTGGCAACAGCGGCTCCTGCTCCTCGGCGTGGTACGGCGACTCCGGGGCGGTGATGGCTGCTCCGGCGTggcttcctccttctcctcctctcttctcctccttACCTCTCTTCCTctcggggtggtggtggtggctagCAAGGAGAGAAGCCCCGAGGCTGCGGATGGAGAGGGAGGTTGTCGGCCAGGGGCTAAGGCAACGGCGCGGGGTGTGGGCTAGCGCAGCCATCCATGTAGCCATCCATCCTCGGTGTTCGCGCCCAAGAATGGTGTGGCGACCATCCAACGGCTCCGAGGCTCGAGTTTGGGGCGCGGCCGGTGGTCTACAGGGGCACGGCGGGGTTTTCCCCCTCCGTGGAAGGCCCTAGAAGGGGTCACAGGCGCGTGGTGCGGGTGCCAATGAGGCAGTAGGCACGGCGCGGATGAGAGAGGGGAGCGCTAGCGTGAGGTAGAGGAAAAAGCTGACGCGTGGGACCCACGTGTCAGTGAGcgggaaagaaagagagaggcaGAGGTGGCCTGGCGGGCTAACTGGGCTGGTTGCTGGGCTAGCCTACTAGGTTGTTGCGAGAGAGAGGGTAAGGTTAGGCGGGCTAGGCTGGTTTGGCTTTGGGCCGGCCTGGTTAGGTTAGTTAGGTTTTATTTTAGGTTTTGTTTTATGTTTacttagtttgaattttgaatcacTCAAATATGAAAGCCAAATAAAATCCATGAAAATCCAAACTAAACTAGCATGTATGTTTTGAAATTAATTTGAGATTTAAATATTAAAGAGTTTTCAGATGAGAATAGCATTTGGCTTCTAATTTttaaatgagcacacaattcaaacaaaaattttaattttttgaaattccactcaatttaatatttttaatttttaggaATATTACAGATTTGATCCGTCCATGGGACTCTGATGAAGAGGATGGCGACAACTACAGCGTCAGCAACTTCCTTGGTAAGGCGACATGAAGAATTAGGTTTCCGATGGTGACATCGAAGTGGGGATAATGCTGCTATCGTGGAATAATTTTCTCCAACCCCTTCTCCGTTTTGTCGTGGTTAGATCCAACCACGATGAAAGGTTTGTGAGAATAATTCTACCCCTCGAGTTGACATTGATCGGTCTTAGGTTGGGTAGATTGGGATCGGTCTCTCTTCTTCATCGGTGgcaaaaagaggaagaagaaagacgcAAGAAGATTTTGCTCGATCCAGCCTACTGGATGTTGGTCGTCGTTCTTTGGGAGCTGTTGGTCGTCGTTCTTTGGGCGCTTGTTCTCAACCTGCTTGCTGAGCGTATGCTTGTGCAGCCTTCTATATAAATCTTTATACATGTTTGGGATTGAGATTTGAAGATGCATGACGAGTAAAATGAAAACAAAGAGCAGTACTTGATTGTTTTtaaatgtaattttattttcttcgataGTGTTGTGTGTGATACGTATTTAATACAATTCTTCCGTCGTCTAAAAAACGATAACGGCCAGTTCGCAACAGCCAACACCCGTTGTATTTTCCGAGAGACCCAACGCCAGTGTCTCCATCCTGAACTGAACAATGAAGCTCAACTGACAATTACAACAGCCAAAGTgcgttgagaaaaaaaaaacaattctatCGGCACCCTGTACACAAATGAATATCTTGACATCTGATGTGGATGCAGGGAGGAGAAAGAACAGGGCAAACGGCAGCAGGAACAAGAGAGCCCTTGGCATGCCCTCCAGCTCCAGGATGTTCCAGGTTATCTTGGCATAATGATAAGGTAAGTTCCCCATCCAAATGCTAGCAGGAGAAGGAAGCTTGGCGACTTCAGCAGGGATGATCCACCTGAACAGAAGTTGCACATCATGGTAAGAACTGGTGAGATCCAAAACAAACTACAAAGAAATATTAGCGGGCAGTTTTTTCACGGAACAGCACTGACATGGCTCCATTCTATGTTCAATTTTTGCTACTATGGAATATGTTAGTCGTTAGGCTAGGGCAGAACTGAAAAAATTGAAGAAAATTTAATAATAGGCTGGGGCTTCCTAGTTGTAGGATTGATATGGAATGGATGAGAATTACAAGCTTGGTCAGCATGGTCAGGGTTACTTACTGAATAGTAGGTATTTATTCCGAATATTCCACTCGAAGTCCCAGTGCATCCTGTCATTTTTTATTGTCCAATATGACCACCCAAAGGTGGCGTTTGCATAAACATCCAACTGAGCTCTGCCAAACTTCTGATACTCATACTGAGATGCATTTTGCACGTCCCATTCATTAACCCATTCACCTGAACAACACAGGCACATAGCACCATGTTCAGTACATGACTATGGAAACAATCAAGTGTACTTGGAATAATATTAACAGAAAATAGGGTCTTTCTGCACACATGTTCAAAGTGAATGATATTTGTAAcatctggaaaaaaaaagaaaatgaccGCAGAAAGTGTAATGACTAACAGGTCCCAACAACAACAATTAAGAAATAAAGGAACAGATACCGAACGTATGTGCAGCCTAGTGTAAAATGGACACAGCAAAGCAGAAATAATGTAAAAAAGTAACAAGGTTAGTAATCATACCAATGAAGACAAGAGGCCCATTTGCGTCCTTAAGAGCCTGTAATTGTGGTGCTCTCATCTTGTAAATAAATTCAATATTCTGAGTAGAATTCAAGCTGGCAAAGTATGGATCGAACAAGTTGTAGTAGTGTAAATCAACTACGACATTTGAAAGACCAGTACCAGCTTGAAACAGTTCGATTGGGTCTGCATTTCCGATTCTTTGGCAGAGAATAACATATGCAGTTGATGAATGGTTTCGCACAATTTGGTAGCCCCTCGTATAGTAGGACACTAGAACATCTAAAGGAACTGTAGCTGCAGAAGGTTCATTAAGAAGCTCAATGCCCAGAAGGGAAGGATGACCTCCATACCTGCAAAACACAAGAAAGCCACCTATAACATTTCAAGGACAGTCTGGGATATCCAAGAACATCAGAAAAACTACCAGTAAATGCAGTTTTCATGCTCCATGAAAGGAGATCAATTCGCTGAGATATTTTGATGGTAGAGAACCAGCTCAGGAGAAATGCAGATAATTAACATTCGAATGATTTAATACGACATGCTAGGAGAAAGAATACCTAGTTGCCAGGAAGTCAATAACTTCTAATGTTTGTGAGGCATATTCAGGTGAGGGCCAGTCCACGGAACCATCCCTACTCGCACTATGTTCCATTCCATTTTGAGAACCAGGAGCAGCATGAAGATCGATTATACATTTCAAACCATAAGATCTAATCCAACAAAAGAAATCATGTTACTAACCGAATGAACACTTGATACAATAGCATTAGAAAGGATCAGGGATATCAAATACTCAAATAACAGTTCGGAAACATGACATACTGTGCCCATGAAAATGCTAGGTCCAGAGCTGCCAAAGACCCTCCAACAAACGGAGAAGGTGGATATGGATCTTGTGTTATCCACCATCCGACAGGAATTCTCACAGTATTAATTCCATGTCGAGATAGGAAATCAAAGTCGCTTGCTGTAATGAAACTTTTCCTGTGCTCCTTAAAAAGTAAAAGTAAGAGTCAAGGGATGTTGTGCATATCAGAGAAAAATAAATTGGTTCAGCAAATTTCAAAAGAAAGTGAGGCCCCTCAGACATACTTCTAAGACCTTCTTCGCCTTCTCGTAACCATAACCGTTGGCAAGCTGGTAGTCCCCATGTAAGTTATTGGCAACAATCACCAATTCAAATGTTGCTAAATTATTATCCCATCCTGGTTGGAATTGATAAGTGGAAATCAGCAGATGATCGTTTGTTGCCTAAGTTAAAAGGAGATCGCAATGTCTTATTAATGGCACGACTTGCAAGAAGGCTGCTGAGGGATAATCACATATAACACTTCGAAAGTATCGAAATGAAACTCTGGATTGGGCAATACTTGCACATAGCCTCCATTCAGAAGTTTGATATGAACCCTTTCATCATTCCTTTCGATGTAGAAAGTCTCAGTGGACAATGGTTCCCTTGCAGTTGCCAAGATCAAACCATCTACACTGTTTGATGTCAAAAATTCACCTCCAAGACATCGAAGCTGAAATTCATTTTCTGACACCCTCCAAAGCTGTTTATATAAAGATAAAAACCAGTAAGGTAACACTTAAGCTCAACAAATACTAAAGGCACATGTAAATAACAGCATTGTAACAATCCAATGAGTTGCAGTTGCTTCAATACCAGCCATAGAAGTAACGGATAATCAAATGATAATAAACATATGATTCTGACTGCTTAGGGAGAAAAAACTATTAAGACATATGCTCTAGTCTCATATCTGCTCGTAGCAATCTTATATGTGGACTGGCAAAAATATTTAAACGTTGTTTCACAAaatatgccaaaaaaaaatccactGTTGACCCTACAAACATTTTGACCACACAGCAAACAATATATCACCAATCCTTCACCTATAATATTCAGTGTTCAGTTTTGCATTTGTTCAACTGATCAGTTTCTTGTCATGTGATATCCTATTGTGAAACCACAGTGGCCATCGATTTAATTATAAcaggaactcaacaaaacagTTCATTATAACTGGGCAAAACAAGTCAGAGGAAAAATATATCATATAGCTGAAAAATTGTACCCAGTGGTAGAAGTAGAACATGGAGTGAAGTTAAGAGCTAAATAGCATTTAGCTAGTACTTAAGTAGTATGAAACAATACCTTTCTTGAGGGTGTACCCTATTGTAAAGTCTAAACAAAACAGTAAGACCAGT
It includes:
- the LOC101762160 gene encoding probable glucan 1,3-beta-glucosidase A, with the protein product MGGLIGCGFVLLSWVLFFPCLCLADGLSKVRAVNLGGWLVVEGWIKPSLFDGIPNGDMLDGTQVQLRSVVLNKYVSAANGGGSNVTVDRDVASTWETFRLWRVSENEFQLRCLGGEFLTSNSVDGLILATAREPLSTETFYIERNDERVHIKLLNGGYVQATNDHLLISTYQFQPGWDNNLATFELVIVANNLHGDYQLANGYGYEKAKKVLEEHRKSFITASDFDFLSRHGINTVRIPVGWWITQDPYPPSPFVGGSLAALDLAFSWAQSYGLKCIIDLHAAPGSQNGMEHSASRDGSVDWPSPEYASQTLEVIDFLATRYGGHPSLLGIELLNEPSAATVPLDVLVSYYTRGYQIVRNHSSTAYVILCQRIGNADPIELFQAGTGLSNVVVDLHYYNLFDPYFASLNSTQNIEFIYKMRAPQLQALKDANGPLVFIGEWVNEWDVQNASQYEYQKFGRAQLDVYANATFGWSYWTIKNDRMHWDFEWNIRNKYLLFSGSSLLKSPSFLLLLAFGWGTYLIIMPR